One window of the Hippoglossus hippoglossus isolate fHipHip1 chromosome 9, fHipHip1.pri, whole genome shotgun sequence genome contains the following:
- the gig2p gene encoding grass carp reovirus (GCRV)-induced gene 2p: MPVDFSGWLVVDDGASFSGVLLKPSQRPQDQAVYTMYHGTNVASARLIIANGFKQSSGGMLGKGVYVSRSMLKASSYPKKSSSADRVVLEVLARVGRVKRIDEDNHPMQGTWSAHGYDTAWVPPNCNMKAVPSGLEEDCVHDPKRVKVVCIAKAPNATIERELQQLVAGSSTSGGGGSAPNVCALCRRMTQQGSQHIEQQCWKCGKKICILMSKHFCPSK, from the coding sequence AACCATCTCAGAGACCGCAGGACCAGGCCGTTTACACTATGTACCACGGGACCAACGTTGCCAGTGCACGGCTCATCATTGCCAATGGTTTCAAACAGTCGAGTGGTGGCATGCTGGGAAAGGGCGTGTACGTCAGTCGTAGTATGTTGAAGGCATCCAGTTATCCTAAGAAAAGTTCCTCTGCAGACCGTGTGGTCCTTGAGGTCCTTGCGCGGGTTGGCCGTGTCAAGCGCATTGACGAGGACAACCACCCTATGCAGGGCACCTGGAGCGCACATGGCTACGACACCGCCTGGGTGCCCCCTAATTGTAACATGAAGGCTGTGCCCAGCGGCCTAGAGGAGGATTGTGTGCATGACCCCAAAAGAGTGAAGGTGGTGTGCATCGCAAAGGCCCCGAACGCCACCATCGAGAGGGAGCTTCAACAGCTTGTGGCAGGGAGCTCCACAAGCGGAGGTGGTGGCAGTGCTCCAAACGTGTGCGCGCTGTGTAGGAGGATGACCCAGCAGGGATCCCAACACATCGAGCAGCAGTGCTGGAAGTGcgggaaaaaaatctgcattcTCATGTCCAAGCATTTCTGTCCATCGAAATAA